In Gallus gallus isolate bGalGal1 chromosome 6, bGalGal1.mat.broiler.GRCg7b, whole genome shotgun sequence, a single genomic region encodes these proteins:
- the KCNIP2 gene encoding Kv channel-interacting protein 2 isoform X1, which translates to MSHCQQRCKRQLGRVIRCFYQFVTGTLSQDSVEDEFELSTVCHRPEGLEQLQEQTKFTRKELQVLYRGFKNECPSGIVNEENFKQIYSQFFPQGDSSTYATFLFNAFDTDHDGSVSFEDFVSGLSIILRGTIDDRLNWAFNLYDLNKDGCITKEEMLDIMKSIYDMMGKYTYPAMREEAPREHVENFFQKMDRNKDGVVTIEEFLESCQKDENIMRSMQLFDNVI; encoded by the exons ATGAGCCACTGCCAGCAGCGCTGCAAGAGGCAGCTGGGCCGGGTGATCCGCTGCTTCTACCAGTTTGTCACCGGGACCCTCTCGCAAG ACAGTGTCGAGGATGAGTTTGAGCTCTCCACCGTCTGCCACCGCCCCgaggggctggagcagctccaggagcagacCAAGTTCACCCGCAAAGAGCTGCAGGTCCTGTACCGGGGCTTCAAGAAC GAGTGCCCGAGTGGCATCGTTAATGAAGAAAACTTCAAGCAGATTTACTCACAGTTCTTCCCACAAGGAG ACTCCAGCACGTATGCCACCTTCCTTTTCAATGCCTTCGACACCGACCACGACGGCTCCGTCAGCTTTGAG GACTTTGTGTCCGGGCTGTCCATCATCCTGCGAGGCACCATCGATGATCGCCTGAACTGGGCCTTCAATCTCTACGACCTGAACAAAGACGGCTGCATCACCAAAGAG GAAATGCTGGACATCATGAAATCCATCTACGACATGATGGGCAAGTACACCTACCCGGCCATGCGGGAGGAAGCACCCCGGGAGCACGTGGAGAACTTCTTCCAG AAAATGGACCGAAACAAAGACGGTGTGGTGACAATCGAGGAGTTCCTGGAGTCCTGCCAGAAG GATGAGAACATCATGCGGTCCATGCAGCTCTTCGACAACGTGATTTAG
- the KCNIP2 gene encoding Kv channel-interacting protein 2 isoform X3 — protein MNLEGLEMVAVLVVLVLFVKVLEQFGLFEPVSLEDSVEDEFELSTVCHRPEGLEQLQEQTKFTRKELQVLYRGFKNECPSGIVNEENFKQIYSQFFPQGDSSTYATFLFNAFDTDHDGSVSFEDFVSGLSIILRGTIDDRLNWAFNLYDLNKDGCITKEEMLDIMKSIYDMMGKYTYPAMREEAPREHVENFFQKMDRNKDGVVTIEEFLESCQKDENIMRSMQLFDNVI, from the exons ATGAACCTGGAAGGCCTGGAGATGGTCGCTGTGCTGGTGGTCTTGGTCCTCTTCGTCAAGGTGCTGGAGCAGTTTGGCCTCTTCGAGCCTGTGTCCTTGGAAG ACAGTGTCGAGGATGAGTTTGAGCTCTCCACCGTCTGCCACCGCCCCgaggggctggagcagctccaggagcagacCAAGTTCACCCGCAAAGAGCTGCAGGTCCTGTACCGGGGCTTCAAGAAC GAGTGCCCGAGTGGCATCGTTAATGAAGAAAACTTCAAGCAGATTTACTCACAGTTCTTCCCACAAGGAG ACTCCAGCACGTATGCCACCTTCCTTTTCAATGCCTTCGACACCGACCACGACGGCTCCGTCAGCTTTGAG GACTTTGTGTCCGGGCTGTCCATCATCCTGCGAGGCACCATCGATGATCGCCTGAACTGGGCCTTCAATCTCTACGACCTGAACAAAGACGGCTGCATCACCAAAGAG GAAATGCTGGACATCATGAAATCCATCTACGACATGATGGGCAAGTACACCTACCCGGCCATGCGGGAGGAAGCACCCCGGGAGCACGTGGAGAACTTCTTCCAG AAAATGGACCGAAACAAAGACGGTGTGGTGACAATCGAGGAGTTCCTGGAGTCCTGCCAGAAG GATGAGAACATCATGCGGTCCATGCAGCTCTTCGACAACGTGATTTAG
- the KCNIP2 gene encoding Kv channel-interacting protein 2 isoform X2: protein MRSKGRKESLSDSRDLDGSYDQLTDSVEDEFELSTVCHRPEGLEQLQEQTKFTRKELQVLYRGFKNECPSGIVNEENFKQIYSQFFPQGDSSTYATFLFNAFDTDHDGSVSFEDFVSGLSIILRGTIDDRLNWAFNLYDLNKDGCITKEEMLDIMKSIYDMMGKYTYPAMREEAPREHVENFFQKMDRNKDGVVTIEEFLESCQKDENIMRSMQLFDNVI, encoded by the exons ATGCGGAGCAAAGGCAGGAAGGAGAGCCTGTCCGACTCCCGCGACCTGGACGGCTCCTACGACCAGCTGACGG ACAGTGTCGAGGATGAGTTTGAGCTCTCCACCGTCTGCCACCGCCCCgaggggctggagcagctccaggagcagacCAAGTTCACCCGCAAAGAGCTGCAGGTCCTGTACCGGGGCTTCAAGAAC GAGTGCCCGAGTGGCATCGTTAATGAAGAAAACTTCAAGCAGATTTACTCACAGTTCTTCCCACAAGGAG ACTCCAGCACGTATGCCACCTTCCTTTTCAATGCCTTCGACACCGACCACGACGGCTCCGTCAGCTTTGAG GACTTTGTGTCCGGGCTGTCCATCATCCTGCGAGGCACCATCGATGATCGCCTGAACTGGGCCTTCAATCTCTACGACCTGAACAAAGACGGCTGCATCACCAAAGAG GAAATGCTGGACATCATGAAATCCATCTACGACATGATGGGCAAGTACACCTACCCGGCCATGCGGGAGGAAGCACCCCGGGAGCACGTGGAGAACTTCTTCCAG AAAATGGACCGAAACAAAGACGGTGTGGTGACAATCGAGGAGTTCCTGGAGTCCTGCCAGAAG GATGAGAACATCATGCGGTCCATGCAGCTCTTCGACAACGTGATTTAG
- the KCNIP2 gene encoding Kv channel-interacting protein 2, translated as MRSKGRKESLSDSRDLDGSYDQLTGNPPGQTKKALKQRFLKLLPCCRPKSIPSLSENSVEDEFELSTVCHRPEGLEQLQEQTKFTRKELQVLYRGFKNECPSGIVNEENFKQIYSQFFPQGDSSTYATFLFNAFDTDHDGSVSFEDFVSGLSIILRGTIDDRLNWAFNLYDLNKDGCITKEEMLDIMKSIYDMMGKYTYPAMREEAPREHVENFFQKMDRNKDGVVTIEEFLESCQKDENIMRSMQLFDNVI; from the exons ATGCGGAGCAAAGGCAGGAAGGAGAGCCTGTCCGACTCCCGCGACCTGGACGGCTCCTACGACCAGCTGACGG gCAACCCGCCAGGCCAAACTAAAAAAGCGCTGAAGCAGCGATTCCTCaaactgctgccctgctgccggCCCAAATCCATCCCCTCGCTCAGCGAAA ACAGTGTCGAGGATGAGTTTGAGCTCTCCACCGTCTGCCACCGCCCCgaggggctggagcagctccaggagcagacCAAGTTCACCCGCAAAGAGCTGCAGGTCCTGTACCGGGGCTTCAAGAAC GAGTGCCCGAGTGGCATCGTTAATGAAGAAAACTTCAAGCAGATTTACTCACAGTTCTTCCCACAAGGAG ACTCCAGCACGTATGCCACCTTCCTTTTCAATGCCTTCGACACCGACCACGACGGCTCCGTCAGCTTTGAG GACTTTGTGTCCGGGCTGTCCATCATCCTGCGAGGCACCATCGATGATCGCCTGAACTGGGCCTTCAATCTCTACGACCTGAACAAAGACGGCTGCATCACCAAAGAG GAAATGCTGGACATCATGAAATCCATCTACGACATGATGGGCAAGTACACCTACCCGGCCATGCGGGAGGAAGCACCCCGGGAGCACGTGGAGAACTTCTTCCAG AAAATGGACCGAAACAAAGACGGTGTGGTGACAATCGAGGAGTTCCTGGAGTCCTGCCAGAAG GATGAGAACATCATGCGGTCCATGCAGCTCTTCGACAACGTGATTTAG